A genomic region of Venturia canescens isolate UGA chromosome 7, ASM1945775v1, whole genome shotgun sequence contains the following coding sequences:
- the ash1 gene encoding histone-lysine N-methyltransferase ash1 isoform X1, with protein MSGDSGWNAVIHHPSELELQNWNWDENDEEGERELPSTVDMDAIKGGGSWDPATGRNDTDSVDSEEDSDSDEDSSGGTEGSCSYSDSESENESSAEEGCAETGSNTDCSSENSEQTFSIRETNFEQGALKLKISMKAQKKEEIDKSKCDKTRRSGARNVKGVNNSAKSGEYETDDSNSSSGPGVPNSQEQVPQQVPAAATTTTTTTVVPAAAPSQQQPLQEINQEDLAAILPDQEHEDAPFDGFEDSESGRLVSKAIERMSLGADSDSSEATDANPVPVYSSTLLQQFVEKTALLSEPRKRRSKLVKKAADTEYACVSNVSPDSGIQSVDNSPLHLATSPTSQLAASQSPLQTAAAPKPAVNVDRVLYPPKRKPGRPAKMVSTQPRGPGRPRLRPEVAEKIEKIERSEPVNSVKPKKSETNEIKSSKVNNETAKVSNIQSSKNPNVPKSKRFKDKKPIQSVNIETDNTTKTDDKARSDTQKAEDTTDSRTGGEQTSKKSGQTREKETLDREINRKSKTDKLTNSNKAATTVVQKTSNRREQPQPQDERGSSSGRKSSKENRLETTTSTATSVSKKVLTSKKCLQMTSGPRRVLKENKSSKKAVCRDSDTNVVGVQTVISLPVEKPLKSENVEVDAHKSEKTLETAQNNRQKHHHHHHHHHHHHKHRRRVVVPPKQPIKVNPSVTEELEKLIDEFARSCNLGRNNASVVHSELPQIFRVKKMIKKRKGSDVNASEEQKLKRRLKKEKLPANGDARSSLNNSSNSNSNEQRLPLKKRHYHVSSPHSSQSSSASGNEICSNEANTTDNHIEEAIEATITRYSENLGNSNQRENVPVTPKKRHRDTEIPSVETHTSESCESADEKPANRLEIQPRRKKKIVKDLRVTVTKLNSDNHGSNDKNEKSDGHLREKSPKCHSDKSLKADKSAPVKSDKTGLPAKLEKGTTERSIKVDKMSGESVEKPDETEVTVVDNNREKNSGDSCDLQSTIVKMPPSETRDKKVEVTPGLSSPLNPVAATISTKKKIRRRKPINRTGFPTLKKKKKKILPTETAENNEHDAGELKLIRRTDVVVEKSLVTDIKISNEDKNLLIESEIQEVLPIVNETVNERAIEKLVDKAGYKGFDECTESVVEEVSMNHCENTGHARSGKLRVRKDLVECDGSRPCDKLCPVKYEKIQDSRMYDENATLEESLERYNQSQRVGELSVENVKKLDRASNDANVKLEISACLNNNHKRRRGSISPCNITLRNIKRLRSAGYDTESDALPSSDVASDETEIGKQLGSSQIKRKQPRWKKRYLQAGLFSDYYKEDEPRKVTSTETSAGKNKMIYDSSEHPHGLLPPPYHCGKFLRQRKIHFQLPYDLWWLHTHSRLPGRDLVPSWNYRKIRTNIYFDVKPTTLYEAQACECKPESGCGDECINRMVFSECSPQFCPCSEKCRNQKIQRHEWAPGLQRFMTDCKGWGIRTQDSIKMGDFILEYVGEVVSEREFKSRMATRYANDTHHYCLHLDGGLVIDGHRMGGDGRFVNHSCEPNCEMQKWSVHGLPRMALFASRNIRPGEELTYDYNFALFNPSEGQQCRCGSEVCRGVIGGKSQRVAKCLTITPAQVDSTERRSVGRPRKNIRKSIIVQSSNSKGLCKTRKIGDSMIIHVPSVKPMSHQQRCFAQQHHCFLLRNLEKVRRLKAPTSNNVQAQTGKGKEKLVQATKEKNLVDSKTQSDVFYSQLTALNNVTCRTVRTRRLAQAQDDPEVNKTAKLAKVLKGLYNVVATANDENGQLLCTPFITLPPKRKLPEYYEKIVDPIDLTMIEQAVSTGQYKLAEQFDQDMIKLFDNNVKFFGRTSELGIAAARLRKLYLGSKADFIDAITEATGSPPAQGFLPPQGSTAGEEDVIRCICGLHRDEGLMIQCERCLVWQHCDCVKADTSAESYLCERCQPREVDLEIPLEGEEEEEGKKQFVTLLRGDLQLRQGDTVYVLRDTPEKHTYKTIQKPDYEEMDIFRIERLWKNEQGERFVFGHHYLRPHETYHEPTRKFYENEVVCAPLYEAVPCDLVAERCWVLDPNTYCKGRPVGSTPEHTYVCEYRVDRAARLFTKVARARHQVCVKPYAFEVFPERIKHYRTYLPHSLEGIESAGTSKVSKDKKKTTHQETENNSQNEVTETTKFNGKEQTKSFSNRTRQRSCDASVVTTFAMSAAQKDAQQKRLNNILLNLLQRMPNKKDPLDLSFLLDRNRRNRKRAGNSNP; from the exons ATGTCCGGTGATTCAGGATGGAACGCGGTCATTCATCATCCTTCGGAATTGGAATTACAAAATTGGAATTGGGACGAGAATGATGAAGAGGGCGAGCGAGAATTACCCTCTACTGTTGATATGGATGCTATAAAAGGTGGTGGTAGCTGGGATCCTGCCACTGGAAGAAATG ATACAGATTCAGTTGATTCGGAGGAAGATTCAGACTCGGATGAAGATAGTTCGGGTGGAACTGAGGGAAGCTGTTCTTACTCCGATTCAGAATCTGAAAATGAAAGCAGCGCGGAGGAAGGATGTGCCGAAACAGGCTCAAACACGGATTGTTCATCAGAAAACAGCGAACAAACATTTTCAATaagagaaacaaattttgaacag ggTGCActcaaattgaaaattagcATGAAAGCTCAAAAGAAGGAAGAAATCGATAAATCAAAGTGCGATAAAACGAGAAGAAGTGGTGCAAGAAACGTGAAAGGAGTTAATAATAGCGCGaag AGCGGTGAATACGAAACGGACGATTCGAATTCATCGAGTGGGCCTGGTGTCCCGAATTCGCAAGAACAAGTGCCTCAACAAGTACCAGCAGCcgcaacgacgacgacaacaacGACGGTAGTTCCGGCCGCGGCTCCGTCGCAGCAGCAACCGTTGCAAGAGATTAATCAGGAAGATCTCGCGGCAATATTACCGGATCAGGAACACGAAGATGCGCCGTTCGACGGTTTCGAGGATTCCGAATCGGGTCGTTTGGTTTCAAAAGCTATCGAGCGTATGTCGCTCGGAGCCGATTCAGACTCTAGCGAAGCAACGGACGCAAACCCCGTACCGGTTTATTCCTCGACGTTGCTTCAACAGTTTGTCGAGAAAACGGCATTGCTTTCGGAGCCAAGGAAACGACGCAGTAAACTTGTAAAAAAAGCAGCCGACACGGAATATGCTTGTGTCTCAAACGTATCGCCAGATTCGGGAATCCAATCGGTAGACAATAGTCCGCTCCATCTTGCAACCAGTCCAACGAGCCAATTGGCAGCGTCTCAATCTCCGCTTCAAACAGCAGCTGCACCAAAACCGGCTGTAAACGTTGACCGAGTTCTTTATCCGCCGAAGCGTAAGCCCGGGAGACCAGCCAAGATGGTATCGACACAACCACGTGGCCCTGGCAGGCCGAGGTTACGTCCTGAAGTAGccgagaaaattgaaaagatcgAACGTAGCGAGCCTGTGAACAGTGTAAAGCCTAAAAAATCCGAAACTAATGAGATCAAAAGCTCGAAAGTCAACAACGAAACGGCCAAAGTATCGAACATACAATCGAGCAAAAATCCAAATGTACCCAAGAGCAAAAGATTCAAAGACAAAAAACCCATTCAGTCTGTCAATATCGAAACTGATAATACGACAAAAACAGACGATAAAGCACGCTCGGATACTCAAAAAGCTGAGGATACAACGGATTCCCGTACGGGAGGCGAACAAACTAGTAAAAAATCTGGtcaaacgagagagaaagaaacgcTCGACCGAGAAATTAATAGAAAGAGCAAAACCGATAAATTAACTAATTCGAACAAAGCTGCTACAACTGTTGTACAAAAAACGAGCAACCGTCGCGAACAACCGCAGCCCCAGGATGAAAGAGGCAGTAGTAGCGGTCGTAAAAGCTCGAAAGAGAATCGCCTTGAAACTACCACTTCCACTGCTACCTCGGTCAGTAAAAAAGTGTTGacatcgaaaaagtgtttgcaaATGACAAGCGGGCCGAGGAGAGTTTTAAAGGAAAATAAGAGCAGTAAGAAAGCCGTTTGCAGAGATTCGGATACTAATGTTGTCGGGGTACAAACGGTTATTTCACTTCCAGTAGAAAAGCCACTAAAATCAGAGAACGTCGAGGTCGACGCTCACAAGTctgaaaaaacgttggaaaCCGCACAAAATAACCGTCAAAAGCATCACCATCACCATCACCACCACCATCATCATCACAAACACCGGAGACGCGTGGTCGTGCCTCCGAAACAACCGATCAAAGTGAATCCAAGCGTGACCGAagagttggaaaaattgatcgatGAGTTCGCACGATCTTGTAACCTCGGTAGGAACAATGCGAGTGTCGTTCATTCCGAATTACCGCAAATATTTcgagtcaaaaaaatgattaaaaagcGGAAAGGTAGCGATGTGAATGCAAGCGAAGAGCAAAAGTTGAAAAGGCgcttgaagaaagaaaaattgccgGCAAACGGCGATGCGAGAAGTAGTTTAAACAACAGCTCCAATTCAAATTCGAACGAGCAGAGATTGCCATTGAAGAAACGACATTATCACGTGTCGAGCCCTCACAGCTCGCAAAGTTCGAGCGCAAGtggaaatgaaatttgttCGAACGAAGCGAACACCACGGACAATCATATTGAGGAAGCGATCGAAGCTACGATCACGCGATACAGTGAAAATCTTGGTAACAGTAATCAGCGGGAAAACGTTCCTGTAACACCGAAAAAACGCCATAGAGATACAGAAATACCATCCGTCGAGACGCACACGAGCGAGAGTTGCGAATCTGCGGATGAAAAACCAGCGAATCGGCTCGAAATACAGccgagaagaaagaaaaagattgTCAAAGATCTTCGAGTTACCGTTACGAAATTGAACTCGGACAATCACGGGAGCAACgacaagaatgaaaaaagcgaTGGTCATTTGAGAGAAAAGAGTCCGAAGTGTCATTCCGATAAAAGCCTCAAAGCCGATAAATCTGCGCCTGTCAAGTCGGACAAGACCGGCTTACCGGCTAAATTGGAAAAAGGTACAACGGAAAGATCCATAAAAGTAGACAAAATGAGTGGAGAATCAGTGGAAAAACCGGATGAAACCGAGGTCACGGTGGTGGATAATAATCGAGAGAAAAACAGCGGAGATTCTTGTGACTTACAATCAACGATTGTCAAGATGCCTCCGTCAGAAACGAGGGATAAAAAAGTCGAAGTTACTCCAGGCCTTTCGAGTCCTCTTAACCCTGTCGCTGCGACGAtatcgacgaagaaaaaaatacgtcgTAGGAAACCGATAAATCGTACAGGTTTTCCGactttgaagaagaaaaagaagaaaatattgcCCACGGAGACAGCCGAGAACAACGAGCACGACGCCGGGGAGTTGAAATTGATTCGACGGACCGACGTCGTCGTCGAAAAAAGTCTCGTGACGGATATCAAAATCTCTAACGAAGACAAAAATCTTTTGATCGAGAGCGAGATACAAGAGGTGCTGCCAATCGTTAACGAAACAGTGAACGAACGTGCGATCGAGAAACTTGTTGACAAAGCCGGTTACAAAGGATTTGATGAATGTACCGAGTCGGTCGTTGAAGAAGTGTCGATGAATCATTGCGAGAACACCGGGCACGCGCGCTCAGGTAAGCTACGAGTTCGCAAGGATTTGGTCGAGTGCGATGGAAGCAGACCGTGTGACAAATTGTGCCCCGTCAAATACGAGAAAATACAAGATTCCCGCATGTACGACGAGAATGCGACCCTCGAGGAGTCCCTCGAGCGTTACAACCAAAGTCAACGCGTAGGTGAGCTCAGCGTAGAGAATGTGAAGAAGCTTGATCGCGCGAGCAACGACGCTAACGTCAAACTCGAAATCTCAGCGTGTCTAAACAACAATCATAAACGAAGAAGAGGCTCGATCAGCCCTTGTAATATCACACTCAGGAATATAAAACGCTTGAGAAGCGCAGGCTACGACACTGAAAGCGATGCGCTGCCGAGCAGCGACGTTGCCAGTGACGAAACCGAAATCGGCAAACAATTAGGCTCTTCGCAAATCAAAAGAAAACAACCGAGATGGAAAAAGCGCTATCTCCAAGCTGGCCTTTTTTCTGATTATTACAAAGAAGACGAACCTCGAAAAGTAACCAGTACCGAAACTTCCGCTggcaaaaacaaaatgatttaCGACAGCTCCGAACACCCACATGGACTACTACCACCCCCTTATCATTGTGGCAAATTTCTTCGAcagagaaaaattcactttcaacTACCTTACGATTTGTGGTGGCTACACACACATTCGCGATTGCCTGGAAGAGACTTGGTACCGTCTTGGAATTATCG AAAAATACGAACAAATATTTACTTTGACGTAAAACCCACAACGCTTTATGAGGCTCAGGCTTGCGAATGCAAACCAGAAAGTGGCTGTGGCGACGAATGCATAAATCGCATGGTATTCAGCGAATGCTCGCCACAATTTTGTCCTTGCAGTGAGAAGTGCAGAAATCAAAAAATCCAGAGGCACGAGTGGGCTCCGGGTTTGCAACGATTTATGACAGACTGCAAAGGGTGGGGCATAAGAACTCAAGATTCTATAAAAATGGGCGATTTCATTTTGGAATACGTTGGAGAAGTTGTCTCGGAACGAGAATTTAAATCTCGAATGGCTACAAG GTATGCCAATGACACGCATCATTATTGTTTACACCTCGACGGAGGTTTGGTAATCGATGGGCATCGCATGGGTGGCGATGGGCGTTTCGTTAATCATTCTTGTGAACCAAATTGTGAGATGCAGAAATGGAGCGTTCACGGTTTGCCGCGAATGGCTTTATTCGCGTCAAGAAACATCAGACCCGGCGAAGAGTTGACTTACGATTACAACTTTGCACTTTTCAACCCTTCTGAAGGACAACAGTGTCGATGTGGGAGCGAAGTTTGCCGAGGAGTCATTG GTGGAAAGAGCCAGAGAGTAGCAAAATGCTTGACAATAACTCCAGCTCAGGTGGACTCGACAGAAAGAAGATCGGTAGGACGCCCGCGAAAGAACATTCGCAAATCAATAATTGTGCAATCGTCGAATTCGAAAGGATTGTGTAAAACTCGAAAGATCGGTGATTCGATGATTATTCACGTACCCTCGGTAAAGCCGATGTCCCATCAACAACGTTGTTTCGCACAGCAGCATCATTGTTTCTTACTGaggaatttggaaaaagttcGGCGTCTGAAAGCTCCGACGAGCAACAACGTTCAAGCTCAAACTGGCAAAGGAAAGGAGAAGCTGGTACAAGCGACAAAAGAAAAGAATCTCGTCGATTCGAAGACTCAGTCCGACGTGTTTTACTCACAATTGACAGCATTGAACAACGTCACTTGTCGTACTGTTAGAACTCGCAGACTTGCGCAGGCGCAAGATGATCCGGAAGTTAATAAGACTGCAAAATTGGCCAAa GTACTGAAGGGTTTGTACAACGTAGTTGCAACTGCGAACGATGAGAATGGCCAATTATTATGTACTCCATTTATAACTTTACCACCAAAACGGAAATTGCCGGAATACTATGAGAAAATAGTCGACCCTATTGATCTGACAATGATCGAACAAGCTGTCAGCACTGGCCAATATAAATTGGCGGAACAATTTGATCAGGATATGATCAAACTCTTCGACaacaatgtcaaattttttggTCGAACTTCCGAACTGGGTATCGCAGCTGCTCGACTCAGGAAATTGTATCTCGGGAGCAAAGCTGATTTCATCGATGCTATCACGGAAGCTACTGGGTCACCACCTGCTCAAGGCTTTTTACCTCCCCAGGGCTCCACCGCCGGTGAAGAAGACGTTATTCGATGTATATGTGGGCTTCACAG GGACGAAGGTCTCATGATTCAATGTGAGCGTTGTCTCGTATGGCAACACTGTGATTGTGTGAAAGCGGACACAAGTGCAGAATCATATCTCTGTGAGAGATGTCAGCCACGTGAGGTCGATTTAGAAATTCCACTCGAAGgcgaagaagaggaagaaggcaAAAAACAGTTTGTTACTTTGCTACGAGGCGATTTACAACTTCGACAGGGTGACACGGTTTATGTTCTTCGCGACACACCTGAAAAGCACACGTACAAAACTATACAAAAGCCCGACTACGAAGAGATGGACATTTTCCGAATCGAACGCTTGTGGAAAAATGAGCA GGGCGAACGTTTTGTTTTTGGTCATCATTATCTACGACCCCACGAAACTTATCACGAGCCAACaagaaaattttacgaaaacgaGGTCGTTTGTGCTCCTCTTTACGAGGCCGTACCCTGCGATCTCGTGGCTGAACGTTGCTGGGTTCTCGATCCAAACACCTACTGCAAAG GACGTCCGGTAGGCTCGACGCCGGAACACACGTACGTTTGTGAGTACAGAGTCGACCGGGCAGCAAGGCTTTTTACCAAAGTAGCCAGGGCTCGTCACCAAGTTTGCGTAAAACCATACGCTTTTGAAGTCTTCCCAGAGCGCATCAAGCACTACAGAACGTACTtg CCTCACAGCTTAGAAGGCATAGAATCCGCTGGTACCagcaaagtgtcaaaagataagaaaaaaacgactcACCaggaaacagaaaataattctcaaaatGAAGTAACAGAAACGACTAAGTTCAATGGCAAGGAACAAACTAAATCATTCAGCAACCGAACACGACAAAGATCCTGCGACGCAAGTGTTGTCACTACTTTTGCAATGTCTGCTGCTCAG AAGGATGCACAACAAAAACGATTGAACAATATTCTGTTGAATCTCCTTCAAAGAATGCCGAACAAGAAGGATCCCCTCGATCTTTCGTTTTTGTTGGATCGTAACAGGCGAAACCGGAAAAGAGCAGGAAATTCGAATCCGTGA